In Methylacidiphilum infernorum V4, a single window of DNA contains:
- a CDS encoding efflux RND transporter periplasmic adaptor subunit, whose translation MRERTEQELLALVLVSTRKDLVGKLQLFAGKEFYVVKDPLSLNYFRFPPEEYDLAQLIDGKRRIGEILLLFHRKYPHLQITAEEVISFHKDLIQKGLVILPARSFVSEVTKKRPFSLFGLWAQLIHNLIFFKIPLLDPNDKIEKVVQLFSFVWSKTGITLTVAFWMITVFFLFINEEAFKTNEVNFFSPQNFFLLYLATGLVKTFHEFGHALSCKRFGGEVHEMGIGFLCFVPVGYVDASDTWMIEDKRKRLFVAAAGIYMELTIAALASYFWVFSPLGLAKNLAFNVMVTASVTTLLFNLNPLMRFDGYYALCDLLEIPNLREKAIAFCSAKVQRLLFGYRNLMQEELFQDESKGKVFILYAIAAYLYMVYLIYAVGGVLFARVLKPYGLENVGFLFGIFFEASFALLLVSRVLYDAFSTHNKAYIVKIENVWIRLSKVTAFLCLLLSFLFFVPVREKISVQAVARAEKGQSLSSPSGGVVEEVYVRNGQWVKAGEPLLKLKNPEIETEERWERLELASLMLDLSPQHGSREVKEKEKGAIASLSLNRTISRLRWVEKLKEGLLIRANAEGMVTTPDPQALVGKYCKAHEVILNIAETKTLYLWIPLDESQTKVVAVGNKIKAAWLATAEYFYTTIDKITKGDCHTEDLLPALFVRNGGPVPSVDFGNPSAVLKKFPVFFALAPVPPLKGELFIEGMRAKVRIYGKKTTIGKRLWNKLCLFFLKKQEG comes from the coding sequence ATGAGGGAGCGAACAGAGCAAGAACTTTTGGCTTTGGTCCTGGTTTCTACAAGGAAAGATCTAGTGGGGAAGTTGCAACTCTTTGCCGGCAAAGAATTCTACGTGGTTAAAGATCCCCTTTCTCTCAATTATTTCCGCTTTCCTCCTGAAGAGTATGATTTGGCACAGCTGATCGATGGGAAAAGAAGGATAGGGGAAATTCTTTTGCTTTTCCATAGAAAGTATCCTCATCTCCAGATTACTGCTGAAGAAGTGATTTCCTTTCATAAGGACTTGATACAAAAGGGGTTGGTAATTCTCCCCGCTCGATCCTTTGTCAGTGAAGTAACCAAGAAAAGGCCCTTTTCTCTTTTCGGTTTATGGGCTCAACTTATTCATAACTTGATCTTTTTTAAAATTCCCCTCCTCGATCCCAACGATAAAATCGAAAAAGTGGTGCAATTGTTTTCTTTTGTTTGGTCGAAAACGGGAATAACCCTAACCGTTGCTTTTTGGATGATCACCGTTTTCTTCCTCTTTATAAACGAGGAGGCTTTTAAGACTAACGAGGTCAATTTTTTTTCTCCTCAAAACTTCTTTCTTTTATATCTAGCCACCGGCCTTGTTAAAACCTTTCATGAGTTTGGCCATGCCCTGAGTTGTAAAAGGTTCGGTGGAGAAGTTCATGAAATGGGTATCGGTTTTCTTTGTTTTGTCCCCGTAGGTTACGTCGATGCCTCCGATACGTGGATGATTGAAGATAAAAGAAAAAGATTATTTGTTGCCGCTGCCGGGATATACATGGAATTAACGATCGCTGCCTTGGCTTCCTATTTTTGGGTGTTTTCTCCCCTAGGCCTAGCCAAGAATCTCGCTTTCAATGTGATGGTGACCGCCAGCGTCACCACCCTGTTGTTTAATTTAAATCCCTTGATGCGCTTTGACGGCTATTATGCTCTTTGTGATCTCTTGGAAATACCCAACTTGCGCGAAAAAGCCATTGCTTTTTGTTCGGCAAAAGTCCAGAGACTGCTTTTTGGCTATCGCAATCTCATGCAAGAAGAACTTTTCCAGGATGAAAGCAAGGGAAAGGTTTTTATTCTTTATGCCATCGCGGCCTATTTGTACATGGTTTACCTGATTTATGCGGTAGGAGGTGTGCTGTTTGCCAGGGTTCTCAAGCCTTATGGGTTAGAAAATGTTGGATTTTTATTTGGAATTTTTTTTGAAGCTTCTTTTGCCCTTCTGCTTGTGAGCCGGGTGCTTTACGATGCCTTCTCTACGCACAATAAAGCTTATATCGTGAAAATAGAAAATGTTTGGATTCGGCTTTCCAAGGTTACCGCTTTTCTTTGCCTTTTGCTTTCCTTTCTCTTTTTTGTCCCGGTACGGGAAAAGATCAGTGTTCAAGCTGTGGCCAGGGCAGAAAAAGGACAAAGTTTATCCAGTCCTTCGGGAGGGGTTGTTGAAGAAGTCTATGTCCGGAACGGTCAATGGGTGAAAGCCGGAGAGCCCTTGTTAAAACTCAAAAATCCGGAGATAGAAACAGAAGAAAGATGGGAAAGACTAGAATTAGCTTCCCTGATGCTCGATCTTTCCCCTCAACATGGAAGTAGGGAAGTCAAAGAGAAAGAAAAGGGAGCCATCGCCTCCCTTTCACTCAATAGAACGATTTCTAGGTTGCGGTGGGTAGAAAAACTCAAGGAAGGCTTGCTCATTCGGGCAAATGCAGAAGGGATGGTTACGACTCCCGATCCTCAAGCGTTGGTCGGCAAGTATTGTAAAGCTCATGAAGTGATATTAAATATAGCGGAGACAAAAACCCTGTATCTGTGGATACCTCTTGATGAGTCCCAGACTAAAGTCGTTGCGGTGGGCAACAAGATAAAAGCGGCATGGTTGGCAACGGCCGAGTATTTTTATACGACGATTGATAAAATCACTAAAGGAGATTGCCATACTGAAGATCTTCTGCCCGCCCTGTTCGTCCGTAACGGGGGGCCTGTACCCAGCGTGGATTTTGGAAATCCAAGCGCCGTTTTAAAAAAATTTCCCGTATTTTTTGCCCTTGCCCCTGTCCCTCCCTTGAAAGGTGAATTGTTTATTGAGGGCATGCGGGCAAAAGTCCGCATTTATGGCAAGAAAACGACGATCGGAAAGCGGCTATGGAACAAGCTCTGTCTTTTTTTCCTTAAAAAGCAAGAAGGCTAA
- a CDS encoding TolC family protein: protein MKRKIFSVFYTVSLILVCLGKIPLFFSSLFSMESPQMFPESNPSLGPALSAPQLLSSIRSPKRLSLPQTDSTLEQWDLEKAVQRALDANPDVTAARKAIEEQQGVKMEFKAKLYPRGGLVYNFQREQSSLLMFLPTVPVYPLTRTSWFGAIQVRQTLLNLSAVKEARQQKELLERAIWSSMDVALKTVAKTKQAFYLTLYRSEVVRIREELLEVSRLIMQSSRRLAESGEIPNYQALTAESEYRTAQADLFQARSQMIQAQEQLRMLLNLPSTSEKEPLPLKGELELLSFDVPFEEALKIALEKRTDLNAARYALRAADASVAAAKASYYPNVDLLLQYETINDIYVLYPKFGWTAGAQGQWGLFNIMENEGKIRQKQAQKNIAEIRLQQLQMDIPAQLRQYYAQFKKAKEAVASQELSVKAAEQGLNQAVNLFKSGETGWVQAVTARQALLKARLGFLEALYNYNTALADLEYAVGGQFPPGYHAPPSP, encoded by the coding sequence ATGAAGAGAAAAATATTTTCGGTTTTCTATACGGTATCGCTCATCCTCGTATGTCTTGGAAAAATACCCTTGTTTTTCTCTTCTTTATTTTCCATGGAATCCCCCCAGATGTTTCCCGAGAGTAATCCTTCCCTGGGTCCAGCTCTTTCCGCCCCTCAACTCCTCTCCTCTATCCGTTCCCCTAAGCGTCTTTCCCTTCCGCAGACGGACTCAACCTTGGAACAATGGGACTTAGAAAAAGCCGTTCAAAGAGCCCTTGATGCCAATCCGGATGTGACAGCCGCCCGCAAGGCTATTGAAGAGCAGCAAGGAGTCAAAATGGAATTCAAGGCTAAACTCTACCCTAGGGGAGGGCTTGTATACAATTTTCAAAGGGAACAAAGCTCCCTTCTCATGTTCCTCCCTACGGTTCCCGTCTATCCCCTTACTCGAACGAGTTGGTTTGGAGCAATCCAAGTAAGGCAAACCCTTTTAAATCTATCTGCAGTTAAGGAAGCAAGGCAACAAAAGGAACTCCTTGAAAGGGCGATCTGGTCGTCCATGGATGTGGCTTTAAAAACAGTAGCTAAAACCAAGCAGGCTTTTTATCTCACCCTTTACCGGAGCGAGGTTGTTAGAATCCGGGAGGAGTTGCTTGAAGTTTCCAGGCTTATCATGCAGTCTAGTCGGAGGCTGGCTGAATCCGGAGAAATACCCAACTACCAGGCTTTGACCGCAGAATCCGAATATAGAACGGCTCAAGCGGATCTTTTTCAAGCACGATCCCAGATGATCCAAGCGCAAGAACAGCTAAGGATGCTTTTGAATCTGCCGAGTACAAGCGAAAAGGAGCCGTTGCCTCTAAAAGGAGAACTCGAGTTGCTTTCCTTCGACGTTCCCTTTGAGGAGGCCTTGAAAATCGCCTTGGAAAAACGGACGGATTTGAATGCAGCTAGATATGCACTCAGGGCAGCCGATGCTTCCGTTGCCGCTGCAAAAGCAAGTTATTATCCCAACGTTGACCTTCTATTGCAGTATGAAACGATTAACGATATTTATGTTCTTTATCCAAAATTCGGGTGGACTGCCGGTGCGCAAGGTCAATGGGGTCTTTTTAACATCATGGAAAACGAGGGTAAAATTAGGCAGAAGCAAGCCCAGAAAAATATAGCTGAAATAAGGTTACAGCAGCTTCAAATGGATATTCCGGCACAACTTAGGCAGTATTATGCTCAATTCAAAAAGGCGAAAGAGGCCGTAGCCTCTCAAGAATTGTCCGTAAAGGCGGCGGAGCAAGGATTGAATCAAGCCGTGAATCTTTTTAAAAGCGGAGAGACGGGATGGGTGCAGGCGGTAACAGCAAGGCAGGCCTTGCTTAAAGCCAGGTTAGGTTTTCTTGAAGCTTTGTACAATTACAATACGGCTCTTGCGGATTTAGAATACGCGGTTGGGGGACAGTTTCCTCCGGGTTATCATGCACCTCCTTCCCCTTGA
- a CDS encoding Fic family protein — translation MDSLTLDKKGIEERKSIVLSPTIPSTITKEAWGYLLPTGSEGLFAFVPKMLPPRISWNAQLDQTYKAATYFLGELSKLSWIFDRKIPFLSRCFNQLRQRRKEREGSWNPYAGEEKKEENLNPSPLLEKSYIEAIENGYSQLHSKAFLPDLACLLHKVLLRGCKQGEPGKYRTVQIRWTPRLSGSTMALYLSPPPELIRPCMESLCCFYDMGKKMPPLVVISLVHLQFVSIQPFEDANRRVANLLASLFWVKERFFPFPLLDLTGYFEWSAMDFLYYFLKVIRQGAWEDWLLYYFRGVAIESRRAYLFLKETIKKEF, via the coding sequence ATGGACTCTTTAACATTGGATAAAAAAGGAATTGAAGAAAGAAAATCCATAGTCTTGAGTCCAACGATTCCCTCGACGATAACGAAGGAAGCTTGGGGATACCTTCTTCCTACCGGTTCAGAGGGGCTTTTTGCTTTCGTTCCCAAGATGCTTCCTCCAAGGATTTCCTGGAACGCTCAACTTGATCAAACATACAAAGCTGCTACCTATTTTTTAGGAGAATTATCAAAATTATCTTGGATTTTCGACAGGAAAATTCCTTTTCTTTCCCGTTGTTTCAACCAACTCAGGCAACGGAGAAAGGAAAGGGAAGGAAGTTGGAATCCCTATGCTGGAGAAGAGAAAAAAGAGGAAAATTTAAATCCCAGTCCTTTGCTTGAAAAGTCTTATATTGAGGCTATTGAAAACGGGTATAGCCAACTTCATTCCAAAGCTTTTTTGCCCGACCTAGCCTGCCTTCTTCATAAAGTTCTTTTGAGAGGTTGCAAACAAGGAGAACCGGGTAAATATCGAACGGTTCAGATCCGGTGGACTCCCCGTTTAAGCGGCTCTACGATGGCGCTTTATTTATCCCCGCCCCCGGAGCTAATCAGGCCGTGCATGGAATCCCTCTGTTGTTTTTATGACATGGGGAAGAAGATGCCTCCTCTTGTTGTCATTTCCCTGGTTCATCTTCAATTTGTATCCATTCAACCCTTTGAAGATGCTAACCGAAGGGTAGCCAATCTTCTTGCTTCCTTGTTTTGGGTGAAGGAAAGATTTTTTCCCTTTCCCTTGCTTGATTTGACAGGCTATTTCGAATGGAGTGCGATGGATTTTCTCTATTATTTTTTAAAAGTGATTCGCCAGGGAGCTTGGGAGGACTGGCTCCTCTATTATTTTAGGGGAGTAGCGATAGAATCCCGGAGAGCTTACCTGTTCCTTAAAGAAACAATTAAAAAAGAATTCTGA
- a CDS encoding efflux RND transporter periplasmic adaptor subunit, protein MILMIIFLLFWGNALWGSMSESTLPFDLSLQRDFPLVPEIESNRVGSLRGVLLPIEDVRLCSKEPGILEGYTVEEGQVVHKGDIVARLNAEEETAEVEKATALIKGTEAEIEHARAEFERIEGLFREGISSKKQYEETKFQLSSAQSKYDQAKASLSAAKSKLESRVIRSPIDGIFFKKLKNPGESIERFEAIGRVVNTKELQMVVFCDAKYFGKVKVADQLQVEIIDGPSSGRQTLATVVHVDSILDPISGTFRVKLLIQPTDFIVAGMSALLLLPEEGTAKRNELSKSP, encoded by the coding sequence ATGATTTTGATGATTATTTTCCTCTTATTTTGGGGTAACGCCCTTTGGGGTTCAATGTCCGAGTCTACACTGCCGTTTGATTTATCCCTACAGAGAGATTTCCCGTTAGTTCCAGAGATTGAATCGAATCGGGTTGGTTCTTTGAGGGGTGTGCTCTTGCCCATAGAAGATGTTCGTTTGTGTTCGAAAGAACCGGGGATTCTTGAAGGATACACCGTGGAAGAAGGTCAGGTGGTTCACAAAGGAGACATTGTGGCCAGGCTTAATGCAGAGGAGGAGACAGCCGAAGTAGAAAAGGCCACCGCCTTGATCAAGGGGACAGAGGCAGAAATAGAACACGCACGAGCCGAATTCGAGAGGATTGAAGGGCTCTTTCGAGAGGGGATTTCGAGCAAAAAGCAGTACGAAGAAACAAAGTTCCAGTTGAGCAGCGCTCAGAGCAAGTACGATCAAGCCAAGGCTTCCTTGAGTGCAGCCAAAAGCAAGCTTGAATCGAGAGTTATTCGTTCACCTATTGATGGAATTTTTTTTAAGAAACTAAAAAATCCGGGAGAATCAATAGAGCGGTTCGAGGCCATCGGCAGGGTCGTCAATACTAAGGAACTACAAATGGTAGTTTTTTGTGATGCCAAGTATTTTGGGAAAGTCAAGGTTGCCGACCAATTGCAGGTTGAAATCATAGATGGCCCTTCTTCGGGCAGGCAAACCCTGGCTACTGTTGTGCACGTAGATTCCATCCTTGATCCGATCAGCGGTACGTTCAGGGTCAAGCTCCTCATCCAACCTACCGATTTTATCGTTGCGGGCATGTCCGCCCTTCTTTTGCTTCCCGAAGAAGGAACGGCAAAGAGAAATGAACTTTCAAAAAGCCCTTGA
- a CDS encoding efflux RND transporter periplasmic adaptor subunit: protein MRATSSINLDSLNPKEVVSRLVDFSHKAKTIQEYLCFHGETLLSVLAGIGCLYWFIEKEKVEIVLERGELKGIAASVAEKEKFLPILYQVLENNSYRVMTGESLASVNSENLLEHHFIPIKPFDYPPFVVLHFLFPAWEKDLAPLRKELLFKGAGLLEEFFKKMGPKEGSTKASFGLSSYIQLLEALSGEYDIGRLGHVVANYSREIAGCDRTTLFVAKDYKGLPADSYQSNANFYCRFRLLSCSGVKKPSDKTEQAKILGEVGLTLAFLANEHLFPESKIRKRLKITSSSPRNAKERPTKEAHEGEKNGSIPKKASSQKEGFSFFPQAPRTGCPLADRNDNRTSENHKPKARQGIRIGFSRRDPARILSWPQPVRKYFESLPMNWIASLPLVDRGGRVSGFLLFEGREAPEPSTELLDSLRNLSGPVGQSLGMALSIDREWVWNFIFKFLMKGERGEKKKFFLKSLGGVLGLVLLLLIPVPFKIKGKAFIRPTLEITVPALVSARITQVFVRIGDGVKKDDLLLQMDPTELVLKLKEAEQDYKRHLAEADLAMNLRKETEMQVEKLNALKAATTAQKLYWDYKQTIVRSPIDGIIMGPANLPFIQGKVPQVGEVLIEIADPRSWEVKVVLREQDLIMIRRYFQMNNHPIKVQLRLAADPAATYSLKLSSGNMLIRGLEAEGEKYEFSIVLPWNSSSIDPELLKKGLRGQAAIELGMKPAAEVLFRDFINYMKIQLL, encoded by the coding sequence ATGAGGGCAACCAGTAGTATTAACCTCGACTCTTTGAATCCCAAGGAAGTGGTTTCTAGGCTTGTCGATTTTTCGCACAAGGCCAAGACCATCCAAGAATATCTCTGCTTTCACGGAGAAACTCTCTTGTCTGTTCTTGCAGGGATAGGGTGCTTGTACTGGTTCATAGAAAAGGAAAAAGTAGAAATCGTTTTAGAGCGGGGAGAGCTTAAAGGGATTGCCGCATCGGTAGCGGAAAAAGAGAAATTCCTTCCCATCCTTTACCAGGTTTTAGAGAACAACTCCTACCGGGTTATGACCGGAGAATCGTTGGCTTCGGTTAATTCTGAAAACCTCCTCGAGCATCATTTTATTCCGATCAAACCGTTTGATTATCCTCCCTTTGTTGTTCTCCATTTCCTGTTTCCAGCTTGGGAAAAGGATTTAGCCCCGTTACGGAAAGAGCTTCTCTTTAAAGGAGCTGGATTGTTGGAAGAGTTTTTTAAAAAAATGGGGCCGAAGGAAGGTTCTACAAAGGCTTCTTTTGGCCTATCTTCTTATATCCAGCTCCTGGAAGCTCTTTCTGGAGAATATGACATAGGAAGGCTTGGCCATGTTGTGGCCAATTATAGCAGGGAAATAGCCGGCTGCGATAGAACAACTCTTTTTGTCGCCAAGGACTATAAAGGTTTGCCTGCCGACTCCTATCAATCCAATGCGAATTTTTACTGCCGGTTTCGTTTGCTTTCCTGTAGCGGGGTTAAAAAGCCCTCGGATAAGACCGAACAAGCAAAAATTTTAGGAGAAGTGGGCTTAACTTTGGCCTTTCTTGCCAATGAGCATCTTTTCCCGGAATCGAAAATAAGAAAGCGGTTAAAAATTACCTCCTCATCCCCAAGGAATGCAAAAGAAAGACCCACAAAAGAAGCCCATGAAGGGGAAAAGAACGGATCAATACCAAAAAAGGCTTCTTCTCAAAAAGAAGGGTTTTCTTTTTTTCCTCAAGCTCCCCGGACAGGCTGCCCCCTTGCGGATAGGAATGACAACAGGACTAGTGAAAACCACAAACCGAAAGCACGACAAGGAATCCGGATAGGATTCTCCAGAAGAGATCCGGCTCGAATCCTCTCATGGCCACAGCCGGTCAGGAAATATTTTGAATCTCTACCCATGAATTGGATCGCTTCGCTTCCCCTAGTAGATCGAGGAGGTAGGGTCTCGGGGTTTTTGCTCTTTGAGGGAAGAGAAGCTCCTGAGCCTTCGACTGAACTTCTTGATTCTTTAAGAAATTTGTCAGGGCCTGTGGGCCAGTCCCTTGGAATGGCTTTATCGATAGATAGAGAGTGGGTTTGGAATTTTATTTTCAAGTTCCTCATGAAGGGAGAACGGGGAGAGAAGAAGAAATTTTTTTTGAAGTCTCTAGGCGGAGTCCTGGGCTTAGTCCTTCTCCTTTTGATTCCTGTGCCTTTCAAAATCAAGGGGAAAGCTTTTATTAGGCCCACCCTTGAGATAACTGTCCCTGCACTTGTTTCCGCCAGGATAACGCAAGTATTTGTTCGCATCGGGGATGGGGTTAAAAAGGATGACCTTTTGCTCCAGATGGATCCTACTGAACTCGTACTCAAGTTAAAGGAGGCCGAACAGGATTATAAAAGGCATCTGGCCGAAGCGGACTTGGCGATGAATCTCCGTAAAGAAACCGAGATGCAGGTTGAAAAACTGAATGCACTCAAAGCTGCAACTACGGCTCAAAAACTGTATTGGGATTACAAACAAACGATCGTCCGGTCTCCCATTGATGGGATTATTATGGGGCCGGCTAACCTTCCCTTCATCCAGGGGAAAGTTCCCCAGGTAGGCGAAGTGCTCATCGAGATCGCCGATCCCAGAAGTTGGGAAGTGAAAGTGGTGCTTAGGGAGCAAGACCTTATCATGATTAGGAGATATTTCCAGATGAACAACCATCCAATCAAGGTTCAACTCCGCTTGGCCGCCGATCCGGCCGCTACTTACTCATTAAAGCTTAGTTCTGGAAATATGCTCATTCGAGGGTTAGAAGCGGAAGGAGAGAAATATGAATTTAGCATTGTCCTTCCATGGAACAGTTCGAGTATCGATCCTGAGTTGCTCAAAAAGGGACTTCGAGGACAAGCAGCAATTGAATTAGGAATGAAGCCTGCAGCCGAAGTCTTATTCAGGGACTTCATTAACTACATGAAAATCCAGCTCTTATAA